One window of the Ferviditalea candida genome contains the following:
- a CDS encoding tyrosine-type recombinase/integrase: MARRNNSLLSPIQTVEPQTQQITFDQAVRSFILHNRAKNLSPNSLEFYEYNLHYMQKVFQEQNIPLDYRNITGKQIKQHFTSYMLDKGLASNTINGRLKSCKAFFTYLYEEKMTAHNVSEQFDLVIAEKKMIQTLTKEQVILLLNQPDRNTFSGLRDYTLMMVLLETGMRIGECIALEIDDVNLKECEIRIKMGKGRKARRVPIQKTCVQVLKSYLAERGELETKALFVNIDNKPLHRRTIQENIQEYGKAAQITSARVSPHTFRHTMAKFYIINGGDIFTLQQILGHSSLEMVRYYVELFSTDIHQQHQKYSPVENMGLTRKSKRG, encoded by the coding sequence ATGGCACGCCGAAATAATTCATTATTGTCGCCGATCCAGACAGTCGAGCCTCAGACTCAGCAAATAACCTTTGATCAAGCTGTGAGATCCTTCATTTTGCATAACAGAGCCAAGAACCTGTCGCCAAATAGCCTCGAATTTTATGAATACAACCTGCATTACATGCAAAAGGTATTTCAAGAGCAAAACATTCCCCTAGATTATCGAAATATAACGGGCAAGCAAATCAAACAACATTTTACCAGCTATATGCTGGACAAGGGACTGGCAAGCAACACCATTAACGGTCGGCTTAAAAGCTGCAAAGCATTTTTCACATATTTATATGAAGAGAAAATGACGGCGCACAATGTTTCCGAGCAATTCGACCTTGTTATCGCCGAGAAAAAAATGATCCAAACGTTGACGAAAGAACAAGTAATCCTGCTGCTCAATCAACCCGATCGCAATACCTTCTCCGGACTCCGCGATTACACACTTATGATGGTTTTGCTCGAGACGGGAATGCGAATAGGGGAATGTATTGCCTTGGAGATCGATGACGTCAATTTGAAGGAATGCGAGATCCGCATCAAAATGGGCAAGGGCCGCAAAGCGCGACGGGTGCCTATTCAAAAAACCTGCGTACAAGTATTAAAAAGCTACCTGGCGGAACGCGGGGAATTAGAGACGAAAGCACTCTTTGTGAATATCGATAACAAGCCCTTGCATCGCCGCACCATTCAAGAAAACATTCAGGAATACGGTAAAGCCGCGCAAATCACAAGCGCTCGGGTATCGCCCCATACCTTCAGGCATACGATGGCCAAATTTTATATCATCAACGGCGGCGACATCTTTACCTTGCAGCAAATATTAGGACACAGTTCGCTTGAGATGGTACGGTACTATGTAGAACTATTTAGCACGGACATTCATCAGCAGCACCAGAAGTATAGTCCGGTGGAGAATATGGGGCTGACTCGTAAAAGTAAAAGAGGTTAG
- a CDS encoding tyrosine-type recombinase/integrase: MKKAQAYDSQSFVLPVNVSPRVQFREAVRLYLLDCRYRNLAPTTIDFYKFHLQAFEHFMDHFKLELKTLVPTDLSQRMIHYMMDQKLTANTINGRIRTCQGFFKFLWQDGLMETNLADGLKVIKAHNQMLFTFTEDQVRAVLEQPDQATFTGLRDYAMMLVLLETGMRVMELTNMKLSDIDFQNQSICIPMGKGRKPRIVPIQVTCLKTLIKYIQERGSLPFDEVWITLNNKPLRKAAIEKIVRDHCKKTALQGVRGSCHTFRHTMAKMYLMNGGDILTLQYILGHTTLDMTRRYIEFFGNDLHLQHEKSSPVEFLMHREELNDEGEWK; this comes from the coding sequence ATGAAAAAAGCTCAGGCTTATGACAGCCAATCGTTTGTTTTGCCGGTCAACGTTTCGCCGCGCGTCCAATTCCGCGAAGCCGTCCGATTGTACTTGCTCGACTGCCGGTACCGCAACCTTGCGCCGACCACCATTGATTTTTACAAATTTCATCTGCAGGCGTTTGAGCATTTTATGGATCACTTCAAGCTGGAACTCAAAACGCTCGTCCCTACCGACTTGAGCCAGCGCATGATTCATTACATGATGGATCAGAAACTGACCGCCAACACCATAAACGGCCGCATTCGCACCTGCCAAGGCTTCTTCAAATTTTTATGGCAGGATGGCTTGATGGAAACGAATCTTGCCGACGGTCTCAAGGTCATCAAAGCCCACAACCAGATGCTGTTTACCTTTACGGAGGATCAGGTTAGAGCCGTTCTTGAGCAACCCGACCAAGCCACGTTCACTGGATTGCGCGACTATGCCATGATGCTCGTTTTGCTCGAAACAGGGATGAGGGTGATGGAGCTCACCAACATGAAGCTCTCGGATATTGATTTTCAAAACCAGAGCATCTGCATTCCCATGGGCAAAGGCCGGAAGCCGCGCATCGTTCCCATTCAGGTTACTTGTTTGAAGACGCTTATAAAGTATATCCAGGAACGCGGTTCCTTACCCTTCGATGAGGTTTGGATCACATTAAACAATAAGCCCTTGCGAAAAGCGGCCATTGAAAAAATTGTCCGTGACCATTGCAAAAAAACAGCTCTACAAGGCGTACGAGGGTCCTGCCATACCTTCCGGCATACGATGGCGAAAATGTACCTTATGAACGGCGGGGACATTCTAACCTTGCAATACATTTTGGGACATACAACGCTAGATATGACGCGGCGCTATATTGAATTTTTCGGCAATGACCTCCACCTTCAGCATGAGAAATCCAGCCCGGTTGAGTTCCTTATGCATCGGGAAGAATTGAATGACGAAGGAGAGTGGAAATAA
- a CDS encoding sensor histidine kinase, which produces MANAGNKRIINLNYIELDSGGFRTSGIRFNTIQTVGTIYITSLGNTNLKDQTNREGLVHNKAYDNLRILIKSILKDLRNIIEDYYPKKPEKKGPVETEEIHEAITPLSNRINNLKAEMFLLSELTKSSEVPIFNSVVKLKSNVESIEREYLDLQNSVTELDAKISEVEKQQRRIFDLAGIGMTAETVAHEMKSYLGRINSYLVDLRKRVPAEKDSLTTLLHNTRALEVVVSRLDLQSITKRRSKARMNLVSVVREICDSKLITWNLDGNNEIIINIDHESDCFIKANQGMIVQVFDNLLNNSHYWLLKHKKENPSKASKIHIRINSSAVVEFSDNGTGITHGDARFIFEPFFTRKIDGEGRGLGLYIVSQILSFHNADIYLSDEQNEHGNYYKFIIDLSETII; this is translated from the coding sequence TTGGCAAATGCCGGCAATAAGCGAATAATCAACTTAAACTATATAGAATTGGACAGCGGTGGATTTAGAACTAGTGGAATTCGATTTAACACTATACAGACTGTGGGAACAATTTATATCACATCATTAGGTAATACCAATCTAAAGGATCAAACTAATAGGGAAGGTCTTGTTCACAATAAAGCATACGATAACTTGAGAATTTTAATTAAATCAATTTTAAAAGACCTTCGAAATATTATTGAGGACTACTATCCCAAGAAACCCGAGAAAAAAGGCCCTGTGGAAACAGAAGAGATTCATGAAGCAATAACGCCTCTTTCTAACAGAATTAATAATTTAAAAGCAGAAATGTTTCTGTTGAGCGAACTTACAAAATCTTCAGAAGTACCAATATTCAATTCAGTTGTGAAATTAAAAAGTAATGTGGAGTCAATAGAACGGGAATATCTTGATCTGCAAAATTCGGTGACTGAGCTTGATGCAAAAATAAGCGAAGTTGAAAAACAACAGCGAAGAATATTCGATCTAGCAGGTATTGGTATGACTGCTGAAACAGTAGCTCATGAAATGAAAAGTTATTTGGGCCGCATTAATAGTTATTTGGTTGATTTAAGAAAAAGAGTTCCAGCAGAAAAAGATTCACTCACAACACTTTTACATAATACTAGAGCCTTGGAAGTTGTCGTTTCCAGGTTGGATTTACAATCTATAACAAAGAGACGTAGTAAAGCTAGAATGAACTTGGTGTCGGTTGTTAGAGAGATATGTGATAGTAAATTAATTACTTGGAACTTAGATGGTAATAATGAAATTATTATCAATATTGATCATGAAAGTGACTGTTTTATTAAAGCAAACCAAGGGATGATCGTGCAAGTTTTTGATAATTTACTGAACAACTCTCATTATTGGCTATTAAAACATAAGAAAGAAAACCCTTCAAAAGCATCTAAAATTCATATTCGTATTAATAGTAGTGCTGTAGTGGAGTTTTCGGATAATGGGACAGGAATTACGCATGGAGATGCAAGGTTTATTTTTGAACCGTTTTTTACACGGAAAATTGATGGGGAAGGTAGAGGATTAGGGCTGTATATCGTTTCTCAAATTTTGAGTTTTCATAACGCCGATATATATCTCTCTGATGAACAAAACGAACATGGTAATTATTATAAATTCATAATTGATTTATCCGAGACAATAATCTAA